One Mixta gaviniae genomic window carries:
- a CDS encoding VOC family protein — protein sequence MGEPLGEGFSFCICHPFNKKKATAGNGTLFSFSAKSAEQVRKFHTAGLRNGGSDEGQPGVREAYGPDFYVAYLLDPDGHKLACVCYPFHPEEDNAGQP from the coding sequence ATGGGGGAACCCTTAGGGGAAGGTTTTAGTTTTTGCATTTGCCATCCCTTTAATAAGAAAAAGGCCACGGCCGGGAATGGCACCCTGTTTTCGTTCAGCGCTAAAAGCGCAGAGCAGGTCAGGAAATTCCATACGGCGGGGCTGCGCAACGGCGGCAGCGATGAAGGGCAGCCCGGTGTCAGAGAAGCTTATGGGCCTGATTTCTACGTTGCATACCTTCTTGATCCTGATGGACATAAGTTGGCATGTGTCTGTTATCCTTTTCATCCTGAAGAGGATAACGCGGGGCAGCCGTGA
- a CDS encoding NAD(P)/FAD-dependent oxidoreductase, with protein sequence MIYDVIIVGGSYAGISAGLQLARARRKLLIMDAGQRRNRFADHSHGFLGRDGYHPAIVASEAKDQLLAYPTVTWISQAAVQAQAGKNVYVVTAESGEQFAARRLILATGVKDELPDIPGLATLWGKKVFHCPYCHGYELEGGKTGVLATSPFAIHQALMLPDWGPTTLFLNKAFEPDAEQLANLARRGVTVEEEPVLSVGEEQAEVTLVSGRKIKLAGLFIQPRTHIHCPLAAQLGCEFEAGPTGKFIRVDAMRETTVAGVFACGDAAVGAGNVAIAVGDGARTGAAAHQSLIFR encoded by the coding sequence ATGATTTATGACGTAATTATTGTTGGCGGCAGCTACGCCGGGATTTCCGCTGGCCTGCAGCTGGCACGGGCGCGCCGTAAACTATTAATCATGGATGCCGGTCAGCGCCGTAACCGTTTTGCTGACCATTCACACGGATTCTTAGGGCGGGACGGTTATCACCCTGCGATAGTAGCCAGTGAGGCAAAAGACCAGCTTCTGGCTTATCCCACGGTAACGTGGATTTCTCAAGCCGCCGTTCAGGCACAGGCGGGCAAAAATGTGTATGTCGTAACAGCCGAGTCCGGGGAGCAGTTTGCGGCCCGGCGCTTAATCCTGGCTACGGGGGTGAAAGATGAATTGCCAGATATTCCCGGACTGGCAACGCTATGGGGCAAGAAGGTTTTTCATTGTCCCTATTGCCATGGGTATGAACTGGAAGGCGGGAAAACAGGCGTTCTGGCAACGTCGCCATTTGCCATTCATCAGGCGTTAATGCTCCCCGACTGGGGACCAACAACACTTTTTCTCAATAAGGCGTTCGAACCGGATGCCGAACAGCTGGCGAATCTGGCCAGGCGAGGCGTGACGGTAGAAGAGGAGCCGGTTTTATCAGTCGGCGAAGAGCAAGCTGAGGTGACCCTCGTCAGCGGCCGCAAAATCAAACTTGCAGGGCTGTTTATTCAACCCCGGACACATATCCATTGCCCCTTAGCCGCGCAGCTCGGATGTGAATTTGAAGCCGGGCCGACCGGTAAATTTATTCGGGTTGATGCGATGCGTGAAACGACCGTTGCTGGGGTTTTTGCCTGCGGGGATGCGGCGGTAGGTGCAGGCAATGTCGCCATCGCCGTGGGTGATGGCGCCCGTACAGGCGCTGCCGCTCACCAGTCTCTGATATTTCGTTGA
- a CDS encoding Rrf2 family transcriptional regulator — translation MRNDTRLSRMLHVLIHMSRHERPATSDSIAQMLNTNPVVIRRTMALLKEKGYVRSEKGHRGGWSLAKPLADITLLDIHEALGSASIFAIGLSTDHPECLVEQAVNAALTEAFDAAQALLLSRLESVTLEQLASDFGQRYLNL, via the coding sequence ATGAGAAATGACACACGCCTGTCCCGCATGCTGCACGTCTTGATCCACATGTCCCGGCATGAGCGGCCTGCCACCTCGGATAGCATCGCGCAGATGCTTAACACTAACCCCGTCGTGATCCGACGAACCATGGCGCTGCTTAAAGAGAAAGGCTATGTCCGCTCAGAAAAAGGGCATCGGGGGGGCTGGTCGTTAGCGAAACCGCTAGCGGATATCACCTTACTGGATATCCATGAAGCCCTGGGATCGGCTTCGATATTTGCCATAGGTTTGTCGACCGATCATCCGGAATGCCTGGTCGAACAGGCAGTAAACGCGGCGTTAACCGAAGCGTTTGACGCCGCGCAGGCGCTGCTTTTAAGCCGTCTGGAAAGCGTAACGCTTGAACAGTTAGCCAGCGATTTCGGGCAACGTTACCTGAACCTGTGA